One region of Acidimicrobiales bacterium genomic DNA includes:
- the ndhC gene encoding NADH-quinone oxidoreductase subunit A has protein sequence MLGQYLPLVVLLGLAAVFVAGSLATSKLVAPQRKTVAKLAPYESGIIPTREPPERFPVKFFLVAMSFVVFDIEIIFLFPWATIYRQLGAFGLFAILLFSAPIVISLAYEFSRGALDWGPTKTRRRVDGTGAGATDAEREMVSSERTAASTVRRVGLDGRPDGTDEAA, from the coding sequence ATGCTCGGCCAGTACCTCCCCCTCGTCGTCCTCCTGGGCCTCGCTGCGGTCTTCGTGGCGGGCAGCCTGGCGACGTCGAAGCTGGTGGCGCCCCAGCGCAAGACCGTGGCGAAGCTGGCCCCGTACGAGTCCGGCATCATTCCCACCCGGGAGCCCCCGGAGCGCTTCCCGGTGAAGTTCTTCCTGGTCGCGATGTCCTTCGTCGTCTTCGACATCGAGATCATCTTCCTGTTCCCGTGGGCCACGATCTACCGCCAGCTCGGGGCCTTCGGACTGTTCGCGATCCTGCTGTTCTCCGCGCCGATCGTGATCTCGCTGGCCTACGAGTTCAGCCGCGGCGCGCTCGACTGGGGTCCGACCAAGACCCGGCGCCGCGTCGACGGCACTGGAGCGGGCGCGACCGACGCCGAGCGGGAGATGGTCTCCTCCGAGCGCACCGCCGCCAGCACGGTCCGACGGGTCGGCCTCGACGGCCGCCCCGACGGCACCGACGAAGCGGCCTGA